A genomic stretch from Thalassophryne amazonica chromosome 18, fThaAma1.1, whole genome shotgun sequence includes:
- the LOC117530792 gene encoding interferon a3-like has translation MLERIFFVCLFVSVSLSCSWMDHKFTQYSEKSLSLLDTMTNNSTNITENAEVNSVAFPHHLYTHASAASAEDRLGFMAQVLEEVVVVLEEDQSSVSWEKNPVEHFLNLLTKQVEGLRSCITRQSHKKMNKKLHMYFKRLSRNIKEMGRTAEAWELVRKEIKLHLQRVHLLAASLITTY, from the exons ATGCTGGAGAGGATtttctttgtgtgtctgtttgtcagtgtgtcacTGAGCTGCAGCTGGATGGACCATAAGTTCACACAGTACAGTGAAAAGTCTTTGTCTCTGCTGGACACCATG ACTAATAATTCCACCAACATCACGGAGAATGCTGAAGTGAACAGTGTGGCCTTCCCTCATCATCTCTACACACATGCGTCTGCAGCATCA GCTGAGGACCGGCTTGGTTTCATGGCACAGGTTCTAGAGGAGGTGGTGGTTGTGTTGGAGGAGGATCAGAGCTCTGTGTCCTGGGAGAAGAACCCAGTGGAACACTTCCTCAACCTGCTAACCAAGCAAGTGGAAGGCCTGCGCTCCTGT ATTACAAGACAGAGCCACAAGAAaatgaacaagaagctgcacatgTATTTCAAGAGACTCTCACGCAACATAAAGGAAATG GGCCGCACTGCTGAAGCCTGGGAACTGGTCAGGAAGGAAATTAAACTCCACCTCCAGAGAGTTCACCTGCTGGCTGCATCACTCATAACTACCTATTAA